A part of Homoserinibacter sp. YIM 151385 genomic DNA contains:
- a CDS encoding glycosyltransferase, with amino-acid sequence MADGSASPRRVLLATAGSRGDVEPFLSLAAALRDAGHAVLVAAPDDQDDAGDDVDVVTLGVSFAGLAEALAGGGMRAFREHIRPAMSTVLARVVDEAMRWQPDVIVAHPKLLTVPVVAEHLGIPYLSVELTPVVTPTGEFPAAGVVNRSLGPWVNRLTYRAADLGARMFASDIRAARRRLGRSGEGHLPSPSGSLVAVSPTLLPRPADWPSTTHLTGDWPRRPRPDAGTDGAIREFLADDAPFVYAGFGSMRGGDAAGRAEAIIEGVRRAGLRTLVATGWGGLQPPDRCLGTDVLVVTSVPHATVLPHAAAAIHHGGAGTVHAAARAGTPSVLVPFLADQPFWARLLRRSGLAGPALHRDRLSVDGVHAAISDALDRAPAVHHVAGEIRAEDGPAAASAIVAAVAAGESAS; translated from the coding sequence ATGGCTGACGGCTCGGCGTCCCCTCGGCGGGTCCTGCTGGCGACGGCGGGAAGCCGCGGCGACGTGGAGCCGTTCCTGTCGCTGGCGGCTGCGCTCCGTGACGCGGGGCATGCCGTCCTCGTCGCGGCACCGGACGATCAGGACGACGCCGGCGACGACGTCGACGTCGTGACCCTGGGGGTCAGCTTCGCCGGCCTTGCGGAGGCCCTTGCCGGCGGGGGGATGCGGGCGTTCCGCGAGCACATCCGACCGGCGATGAGCACGGTCCTCGCGCGCGTCGTGGACGAGGCGATGCGGTGGCAGCCGGACGTGATCGTCGCGCATCCCAAGCTGCTGACGGTTCCGGTCGTGGCGGAGCATCTCGGCATCCCGTACCTGTCGGTCGAGCTCACTCCGGTAGTCACGCCGACGGGCGAGTTCCCTGCCGCGGGAGTAGTGAATCGCTCGCTCGGTCCCTGGGTCAATCGGCTCACCTATCGCGCGGCGGATCTGGGCGCGCGCATGTTCGCATCCGACATTCGAGCCGCGCGGCGACGCCTGGGACGCTCCGGCGAGGGGCACCTGCCCTCACCGTCCGGCTCGCTGGTCGCGGTGAGTCCGACGCTGTTGCCGCGACCGGCGGACTGGCCGTCGACCACCCATCTCACCGGTGACTGGCCGCGCCGTCCTCGACCTGACGCGGGGACGGACGGCGCCATCCGCGAGTTCCTCGCCGACGACGCTCCCTTCGTGTATGCGGGATTCGGGTCGATGAGGGGCGGGGATGCCGCCGGCCGGGCTGAGGCGATCATCGAAGGCGTCCGACGGGCGGGTCTGAGAACTCTCGTGGCGACCGGCTGGGGCGGCCTGCAACCTCCGGACCGGTGTCTGGGGACGGACGTGCTGGTCGTCACCTCCGTGCCGCACGCCACCGTCCTCCCGCACGCGGCAGCCGCGATCCACCACGGGGGAGCGGGGACCGTCCATGCCGCCGCGCGCGCGGGAACCCCGTCGGTGCTGGTCCCGTTTCTCGCGGACCAGCCGTTCTGGGCACGACTCCTGCGCCGGTCCGGGCTCGCCGGGCCGGCACTGCACCGCGACCGTTTGTCCGTGGACGGTGTTCACGCGGCGATCTCCGATGCGCTCGACCGCGCACCGGCCGTCCATCATGTCGCGGGTGAGATACGCGCGGAGGACGGGCCGGCCGCGGCATCCGCCATCGTCGCCGCAGTCGCCGCCGGCGAGAGCGCGTCGTGA
- a CDS encoding LysE family translocator translates to MESSLVAFSLVAVVLVLTPGPDFAVVVPNAMRGRGIATTLGTVSGLTVHAAIAAAGLSVVILASDVAFSVVKYLGAAFLLFLGLRTLWQSRGAKADRPRVAPRGSEALPRWRAFRQGLLVNVLNPKAPLIYLSVMPQFLAPGVPAQPQLVAMSVLLVAIAAAWYLTLTALVHRLRPILRRFSTWIDRATGAVLVLLGVGTALQVRSP, encoded by the coding sequence ATGGAATCGTCCCTCGTCGCCTTCTCGCTCGTCGCGGTCGTCCTCGTCCTCACGCCGGGGCCCGACTTCGCCGTCGTCGTCCCGAACGCCATGCGCGGGCGGGGAATCGCCACCACCCTCGGCACCGTCTCGGGCCTCACCGTTCACGCGGCGATCGCGGCCGCGGGTCTGTCGGTCGTCATCCTCGCCTCCGACGTCGCGTTCTCTGTCGTGAAGTATCTGGGAGCCGCGTTCCTCCTCTTCCTCGGACTGCGCACGCTGTGGCAGTCGCGCGGAGCGAAGGCCGATCGACCCCGGGTCGCTCCGCGAGGGAGCGAAGCGCTGCCCAGATGGCGAGCATTCCGTCAGGGATTGCTCGTGAACGTGCTGAACCCCAAAGCGCCGCTGATCTACCTCAGCGTGATGCCGCAGTTCCTCGCGCCGGGTGTCCCCGCGCAACCGCAGCTCGTCGCCATGAGCGTCCTGCTGGTGGCCATCGCCGCGGCCTGGTACCTCACCCTCACCGCACTCGTGCACCGGCTGCGGCCGATCCTCCGCCGGTTCAGCACCTGGATCGACCGCGCGACCGGCGCGGTCCTCGTCCTCCTCGGCGTCGGGACCGCGCTGCAGGTCCGATCGCCGTGA
- the thiM gene encoding hydroxyethylthiazole kinase encodes MTRTPEDLLDFTCSALDGVRAGAPLVQCITNSVVVNVTANALLALGASAAMVDIPAEAGPFARVASGLLLNLGTPTAEQREAMLEAVAAANDAGTPWVLDPVAVGSLPVRTPLGHTLRDLRPTVVRGNASEIIAVAGSGAGGRGVDASDGVDAAVPAARSLAERTGGVVAVSGPVDVVTDGRDLVRIANGDALLTRITGGGCALGAVMAAFAAVDADRFATTVAAITVYTVAAELAAERASGPGSFQAAFLDALAAVDAGTVRSRAALS; translated from the coding sequence ATGACGCGCACGCCAGAAGACCTGCTCGATTTCACCTGCTCCGCACTGGACGGGGTGCGCGCCGGCGCGCCACTCGTCCAATGCATCACCAACAGCGTGGTGGTGAACGTCACCGCCAACGCGCTCCTCGCCCTCGGCGCATCGGCCGCGATGGTCGACATCCCGGCGGAGGCCGGCCCGTTCGCCCGGGTCGCGTCCGGTCTCCTCCTGAACCTCGGGACGCCGACGGCGGAGCAGCGGGAGGCGATGCTCGAGGCGGTGGCGGCCGCGAACGACGCGGGAACGCCGTGGGTGCTCGACCCGGTCGCGGTCGGCTCCCTCCCGGTGCGGACGCCGCTGGGTCATACCCTGCGGGATCTGCGCCCGACCGTCGTGCGAGGGAACGCGTCGGAGATCATCGCCGTGGCCGGCTCCGGCGCCGGGGGACGCGGCGTGGACGCCTCCGACGGCGTGGACGCCGCCGTACCGGCCGCGCGGTCGCTGGCCGAGCGCACCGGGGGAGTCGTCGCGGTCTCCGGCCCGGTGGATGTCGTCACCGACGGACGGGATCTGGTCAGGATCGCCAACGGCGACGCGCTGCTGACGCGGATCACCGGAGGCGGGTGCGCGCTCGGCGCGGTGATGGCCGCGTTCGCCGCGGTGGACGCCGACCGGTTCGCCACGACGGTCGCCGCGATCACCGTCTACACGGTCGCGGCGGAGCTCGCCGCCGAGCGCGCCTCCGGGCCGGGGAGCTTCCAGGCGGCGTTCCTCGACGCGCTCGCCGCCGTCGACGCCGGCACCGTGCGCAGCAGGGCGGCGCTGTCGTGA
- a CDS encoding TetR/AcrR family transcriptional regulator, translating into MSERGYHHGDLRNALLAATAELVRERGARGFSVSEAARRVGVSTSAPYRHFADRDAMLAAAALTAFRQLEDRFGSLAMPPTFADAASLIATEYLGFAREDPARFEVMFAHGIEKTRHQDLLQQTLRVQEQFEAALSAHLPSAETTRRAAELWSLAHGIAALAIGGNVQHMLPDTQIADLADSTARAWARGAI; encoded by the coding sequence ATGTCTGAGCGTGGTTACCACCATGGCGATCTGCGCAACGCCCTGCTTGCGGCGACCGCGGAGCTCGTGCGCGAGCGCGGGGCCCGCGGATTCAGCGTGTCGGAGGCCGCCCGACGCGTCGGCGTATCGACCTCCGCCCCCTATCGGCACTTCGCCGACCGTGACGCCATGCTCGCTGCGGCCGCACTGACCGCGTTCAGACAACTGGAGGACCGCTTCGGCAGCCTCGCCATGCCTCCGACGTTCGCCGACGCGGCCTCGCTGATCGCCACGGAGTATCTCGGTTTCGCCCGTGAGGACCCCGCGCGGTTCGAGGTGATGTTCGCCCACGGGATCGAGAAGACCCGGCATCAGGATCTCCTGCAACAGACCCTCCGAGTGCAGGAGCAGTTCGAGGCCGCGTTGAGCGCGCACCTGCCATCGGCGGAGACGACGCGACGCGCCGCCGAGCTCTGGTCGCTCGCACACGGCATCGCCGCCCTGGCCATCGGCGGCAATGTGCAGCACATGCTCCCCGACACGCAGATCGCCGACCTCGCAGACTCCACGGCCAGGGCCTGGGCGCGCGGCGCGATCTGA
- a CDS encoding helix-turn-helix domain-containing protein produces MSDEPNTLGEYLRARRELVTPEQVGIPVLGVRRVPGLRREEVAMLSGISAEYYLRLEQGRDRRPSAQVLQAIARVLQLDDDAYLLSLAAERPRGRRPRPRREVLPASTARLIDELPFPAFAEGRHLDVLAANPLAAAVSPRLTAGGNRLRDVFLDAAEQSLFEDWERAAAALLAGFRRTVGQSIDDPRVVELVGELSLASPEFRRLWARHDVAERAGAQVTFDHPAVGRLRLDREKLAVAGTDGIMLVVYHAEPGSESAERLGLLGSMAAPDAPGTRTAPTRLSER; encoded by the coding sequence ATGAGCGATGAGCCGAACACGCTGGGGGAGTACCTCCGAGCCCGGCGCGAGCTCGTCACCCCCGAGCAGGTCGGGATCCCGGTGCTCGGTGTGCGTCGTGTTCCCGGTCTGCGTCGAGAGGAGGTCGCGATGCTGTCCGGTATCAGCGCCGAGTACTATCTCCGCCTCGAGCAGGGGCGCGACCGCCGTCCCTCCGCCCAGGTCCTCCAGGCGATCGCGCGCGTCCTCCAGCTCGACGACGACGCGTATCTGCTCAGCCTCGCCGCCGAACGTCCTCGCGGCAGACGGCCCAGGCCCCGCCGCGAGGTGCTCCCCGCCAGCACCGCCCGCCTCATCGACGAGCTCCCGTTTCCGGCCTTCGCCGAGGGCCGCCATCTCGATGTCCTCGCGGCGAATCCGTTGGCTGCAGCCGTCTCTCCGCGACTGACCGCCGGCGGCAACCGGCTTCGAGACGTGTTCCTGGATGCGGCCGAGCAGAGTCTCTTCGAGGACTGGGAACGCGCTGCTGCGGCGCTGCTCGCCGGGTTCCGCAGGACCGTCGGCCAGAGCATCGACGACCCTCGCGTGGTCGAGCTGGTCGGCGAGCTGTCCTTGGCCAGCCCCGAGTTCCGACGGCTGTGGGCCCGCCACGACGTCGCCGAGCGCGCGGGTGCCCAGGTCACCTTCGACCATCCGGCCGTCGGGCGACTCCGCCTCGACCGCGAGAAGCTCGCCGTCGCCGGCACCGACGGCATCATGCTCGTGGTCTACCACGCCGAACCCGGCAGCGAGTCGGCGGAGCGTCTCGGCCTCCTCGGCTCGATGGCAGCCCCCGACGCTCCTGGCACCCGGACGGCACCGACACGTCTGTCCGAGCGGTAG
- a CDS encoding SDR family NAD(P)-dependent oxidoreductase, translated as MRYEATTALVTGASSGIGAEFAGRLARRGADIVAVARRLEELDSLAERIRAETGRRVHVVPFDLSQERAGYRLAEQLAGVGLRVDTVVNCAGVGVTRVFGDSTEEQLRRQLRVNIDATVEISHAFLPQLIASGVGALINVGSMTGYMPVPGMAVYAAAKSFVVHFTEALAHEVRASGVTVMAVSPGPTATAFYSTSGTTEKGVRFQTPDQVVTTALDALQRKNPPVSVISGTRNRWTKRLVGVLPVRTVLRAAEIRPADS; from the coding sequence ATGCGGTACGAGGCGACGACGGCGCTGGTGACAGGGGCGAGCTCGGGGATCGGCGCGGAGTTCGCCGGGCGTCTCGCTCGGCGCGGGGCGGATATCGTCGCCGTGGCCCGCAGGCTCGAGGAGCTGGACTCACTCGCGGAGCGCATCAGAGCGGAGACCGGGCGGCGGGTGCACGTCGTCCCCTTCGACCTGTCCCAGGAGCGTGCCGGCTACCGGCTGGCCGAACAGCTTGCCGGGGTGGGGTTGCGGGTCGACACAGTGGTCAACTGCGCGGGCGTCGGCGTGACGCGCGTCTTCGGCGATTCCACCGAGGAGCAGCTCCGGCGGCAGCTGCGGGTCAACATCGATGCGACCGTCGAGATCTCGCACGCGTTCCTTCCCCAGCTCATCGCATCCGGTGTGGGCGCGCTGATCAACGTGGGGAGCATGACGGGATACATGCCGGTTCCGGGCATGGCGGTCTATGCGGCCGCGAAATCATTCGTCGTGCACTTCACCGAAGCGCTGGCCCACGAGGTTCGTGCCTCGGGTGTGACCGTCATGGCCGTTTCCCCGGGGCCGACGGCCACAGCGTTCTACAGCACCTCGGGGACCACAGAGAAGGGGGTGCGGTTCCAGACGCCGGATCAGGTCGTCACCACCGCGCTGGATGCGCTCCAGCGCAAGAATCCGCCGGTCAGCGTCATCTCCGGCACTCGGAACCGCTGGACGAAGCGACTGGTCGGTGTGCTGCCCGTGCGCACGGTGCTGCGTGCTGCGGAGATCCGACCCGCCGATTCCTGA
- a CDS encoding TetR/AcrR family transcriptional regulator translates to MNQIFDATTSLSTKYCTQCETLRMLHSVRHSGKRAEEARMPGARERKRVATRERIAAAGLELFLELGYEATTIDGIAAASGISRRTFFYYFSSKDDALLAWHGAGAVSTRITAALHGRRADASPLATALDCLTELASQYETEQSRAVDALMQSSPTLRARKDAVELGIERDLAAAMTELWPAESRLIEIRFAAMMAAGTLRMSLEDWRNDGSLPLSAHLRRNADLLRCDVLREIESAVLEPRPRQEDVTP, encoded by the coding sequence ATGAACCAGATCTTCGATGCCACGACTTCCCTCTCGACGAAATATTGCACTCAGTGCGAAACTCTCCGGATGTTACACTCAGTGCGACATTCGGGCAAGCGGGCAGAGGAGGCCAGGATGCCGGGAGCGCGAGAGCGCAAGCGCGTGGCGACGCGCGAGCGGATCGCGGCGGCGGGGCTGGAGCTGTTCCTCGAGCTCGGCTACGAGGCGACCACCATCGACGGCATCGCCGCGGCCTCCGGCATCTCGCGGCGAACCTTCTTCTACTACTTCTCGTCGAAGGATGACGCGCTCTTGGCGTGGCACGGCGCGGGCGCCGTGTCGACCCGCATCACCGCCGCGCTGCACGGCCGACGCGCGGACGCCTCCCCCCTCGCGACGGCCCTGGACTGCCTGACGGAACTCGCATCGCAGTACGAGACCGAGCAATCCCGCGCGGTGGACGCGCTCATGCAGAGCTCTCCCACGCTTCGCGCCCGCAAGGACGCCGTCGAGCTCGGCATCGAACGCGATCTGGCCGCCGCGATGACCGAGCTCTGGCCTGCCGAGTCGCGCCTCATCGAGATCCGCTTCGCGGCGATGATGGCCGCGGGGACGCTCCGCATGTCCCTGGAGGACTGGCGGAACGACGGCTCACTGCCGCTCAGCGCTCACCTTCGGCGAAACGCGGACCTGCTCCGATGTGACGTGCTCCGCGAGATCGAGAGCGCAGTGCTGGAGCCACGGCCGCGCCAGGAGGACGTCACGCCGTAG
- a CDS encoding bifunctional hydroxymethylpyrimidine kinase/phosphomethylpyrimidine kinase, whose amino-acid sequence MTVARQVPRVLSIAGTDPTGGAGIQADLKSIAANGGYGMAVITALVAQNTHGVRSVHVPPVEFLTEQLDAVSDDVEIDAVKIGMLATVGVIDAVGDWLDRVRPPVVVLDPVMVATSRDRLLDRDAEQALRELVSRTDLLTPNIPELGILAGEPTATDWAAVVAQAGRVSARYEVRVLAKGGHLDGTALPDALVDARGDTVEIIEFPGVRIDTSSTHGTGCSLSSALATRFARTADWAGAVVESKRWLTESIRHGADLQVGSGHGPISHFAGLWERGGTETRPTPAEVEAEWWEHIREIRDGIDELPFVTGLGDGTLDRDSFLWYLAQDALYLRDYSRVLAEASRLAPTTDEQAFWAGSAQGAIAAELQLHESWLAADAIEAARPSETTTAYLNHLLACAARGDYPVLIAAVLPCFWLYQDVGTRLHPRAHSRHPYRSWLDTYADPAFEASTRRAVDVVARLAATVDEARRAEMREAFRASAAHEHAFFAVPTSPRPAPSEEGPMSP is encoded by the coding sequence GTGACCGTGGCTCGGCAGGTGCCGCGCGTGCTGAGCATCGCGGGCACCGACCCGACGGGCGGCGCCGGCATCCAGGCGGATCTGAAGAGCATCGCCGCGAACGGCGGCTACGGCATGGCGGTGATCACGGCCCTGGTCGCGCAGAACACGCACGGCGTCCGCTCCGTGCACGTGCCGCCGGTCGAGTTCCTGACCGAGCAGCTCGATGCGGTCTCGGATGACGTGGAGATCGACGCGGTCAAGATCGGCATGCTCGCCACCGTCGGCGTGATCGACGCTGTGGGGGACTGGCTCGACCGTGTCCGCCCGCCGGTGGTCGTGCTCGATCCGGTGATGGTCGCGACCAGCCGCGACCGCCTCCTTGATCGGGATGCGGAACAGGCGCTGCGCGAGCTGGTCTCCCGCACCGACCTGCTCACCCCGAACATCCCGGAACTGGGCATCCTCGCGGGCGAGCCCACCGCGACCGACTGGGCGGCGGTCGTGGCGCAGGCGGGACGGGTCTCCGCACGGTACGAGGTGCGCGTCCTCGCGAAAGGCGGCCACCTCGACGGGACGGCGCTGCCCGACGCCCTCGTCGACGCGCGCGGCGACACCGTCGAGATCATCGAGTTCCCCGGTGTCCGCATCGACACGAGCAGCACGCACGGCACCGGGTGCTCGCTGTCCTCCGCCCTCGCCACCCGCTTCGCACGCACGGCCGACTGGGCCGGCGCGGTGGTGGAGTCCAAGCGGTGGCTCACGGAGAGCATCCGCCACGGCGCGGACCTGCAGGTCGGTTCAGGCCACGGGCCGATCAGTCACTTCGCGGGGCTGTGGGAACGTGGCGGCACCGAGACCCGCCCCACGCCCGCAGAGGTCGAAGCCGAATGGTGGGAGCACATCCGCGAGATCCGGGACGGGATCGACGAGCTGCCGTTCGTGACGGGGCTGGGCGACGGCACCCTCGACCGGGACTCGTTCCTCTGGTATCTCGCGCAGGACGCGCTCTACCTCCGCGACTACTCGCGCGTGCTCGCCGAGGCCAGCCGTCTCGCGCCCACGACCGACGAGCAGGCGTTCTGGGCCGGATCCGCGCAGGGCGCCATCGCGGCCGAGCTGCAGCTGCACGAGAGCTGGCTCGCCGCCGACGCGATCGAGGCGGCGCGGCCGAGCGAGACCACGACCGCCTACCTGAACCATCTGCTCGCGTGCGCCGCCCGCGGCGACTACCCGGTGCTGATCGCCGCGGTGCTGCCGTGCTTCTGGCTCTACCAGGACGTCGGAACCCGCCTCCACCCGCGCGCTCACTCCCGGCATCCCTACCGGTCCTGGCTCGACACCTACGCCGACCCGGCATTCGAGGCCTCCACTCGGCGCGCGGTCGACGTCGTCGCGCGTCTCGCCGCGACCGTGGACGAGGCGAGACGAGCCGAGATGCGCGAGGCGTTCCGCGCCTCGGCCGCTCACGAGCACGCCTTCTTCGCCGTCCCGACCTCCCCGCGACCCGCGCCGAGCGAGGAAGGACCGATGTCGCCGTAG
- a CDS encoding NAD-dependent epimerase/dehydratase family protein, whose protein sequence is MSHVLVTGGSGFIAGHVIVQLLEQGHTVRSTIRSLHKEAAVRMVLRDAGVTRDEALTFVEADLMQDAGWADAVAGVDHVIHLASPIHTGKVENEDDVIAPARDGALRVLRAARDAGVGRVVLTSAFHAVGFGHGHIDHVFTEDDWSPLDGPGVDAYGRSKILAEKAAWDLVDQPGSSLELTTILPVAVMGPVMGADVSGANHIVQNMLRGEMPGVPNMFVPIVDVRDVAAAHVAAMTAPGAAGQRFLVGTGEPAIAMKEIGAILKHELGARASKVPSRSIPNLVVRLTALFRDEYKSVAADLGYIKRVSDAKTRSVLGITPRPAREAIVAAGRSMIARGLAD, encoded by the coding sequence ATGTCCCACGTTCTCGTCACCGGCGGGTCCGGCTTCATCGCCGGACACGTCATCGTCCAGCTCCTGGAGCAGGGCCACACCGTCCGCTCCACCATCCGCTCGCTGCACAAGGAGGCCGCCGTCCGGATGGTGCTCCGCGACGCCGGGGTCACTCGCGACGAGGCGCTGACCTTCGTCGAAGCGGACCTGATGCAGGACGCCGGCTGGGCGGACGCGGTCGCCGGCGTTGACCACGTCATCCACCTCGCCTCCCCGATCCACACCGGCAAGGTCGAGAACGAGGACGACGTCATCGCCCCCGCCCGCGATGGCGCGCTCCGCGTCCTCCGCGCCGCCCGCGACGCCGGAGTCGGACGCGTGGTGCTCACCTCCGCGTTCCACGCCGTCGGGTTCGGCCACGGTCACATCGACCACGTCTTCACCGAGGACGACTGGTCGCCGCTCGACGGGCCCGGCGTGGACGCGTACGGGCGCAGCAAGATCCTCGCGGAGAAGGCGGCATGGGATCTCGTCGACCAGCCCGGCTCGAGCCTCGAGCTGACCACGATCCTGCCCGTCGCCGTCATGGGACCGGTGATGGGCGCCGACGTCTCCGGTGCCAACCACATCGTCCAGAACATGCTCCGGGGTGAGATGCCCGGCGTCCCGAACATGTTCGTCCCCATCGTCGACGTCCGCGACGTCGCGGCGGCCCACGTCGCGGCGATGACCGCCCCCGGCGCGGCAGGACAGCGGTTCCTGGTCGGCACCGGGGAGCCGGCGATCGCGATGAAGGAGATCGGCGCGATCCTCAAGCACGAGCTCGGCGCGAGGGCGTCGAAGGTCCCGTCCCGGTCGATCCCGAACCTCGTCGTCCGGCTGACCGCGCTGTTCCGGGACGAGTACAAGTCCGTCGCCGCGGACCTCGGCTACATCAAGCGGGTCTCCGACGCCAAGACGCGCAGCGTCCTCGGCATCACCCCGCGTCCCGCGCGCGAGGCGATCGTCGCCGCCGGCCGCAGCATGATCGCCCGCGGGCTCGCGGACTGA
- a CDS encoding TetR/AcrR family transcriptional regulator: MIDIAQRAGLGKTTFFRHFQDKREVLFHGGETDDWLVDPIAEAPEGSTPLDAIARALDAAGAAVFTPSRRPFIVRRQAVIAANPELQERDALKSLRLTASLVDALRRRGFPELTARVAAELGALASTIALERWIRSDADVEFGPVARHALDEVQASAGRC, from the coding sequence GTGATCGACATCGCGCAACGAGCCGGCTTGGGCAAGACCACCTTCTTCCGGCACTTCCAGGACAAGCGGGAGGTGCTGTTCCACGGAGGCGAGACCGATGACTGGCTCGTCGACCCGATCGCCGAAGCGCCGGAGGGGAGCACCCCGCTCGACGCCATCGCACGCGCACTCGACGCGGCGGGCGCCGCGGTCTTCACCCCTTCGCGTCGGCCGTTCATCGTGCGACGACAGGCCGTGATCGCCGCCAACCCCGAGCTCCAGGAACGCGACGCGCTCAAGAGCCTTCGACTGACCGCCTCCCTGGTCGACGCGCTCAGACGACGAGGATTCCCCGAACTCACCGCGCGCGTGGCGGCCGAGCTCGGCGCACTCGCGTCGACCATCGCACTCGAGCGCTGGATCCGATCCGACGCGGACGTCGAGTTCGGCCCCGTCGCACGACACGCGCTCGACGAGGTGCAGGCCTCCGCCGGCCGATGCTGA
- the thiE gene encoding thiamine phosphate synthase, which translates to MSIDLSLYLVTDSRRAAAAGHDLLGLVREAAEGGVTVVQLREKDAPACVFLETVLRIADALPSEVALLVNDRVDVFLAARAAGARVAGVHVGQSDLPVEAVRELVGPHAVLGLSASTPEQLRLAAASPARVDYVGIGAVHATTTKEDAPEPLGLDRFARRVAASALPAVGIGGVTRADLPAMRAAGAAGAAVVSAICSAPDPRGAARGLREAWETAS; encoded by the coding sequence GTGAGCATCGATCTGTCGCTGTACCTCGTGACGGACTCGCGCCGTGCGGCTGCGGCCGGCCACGATCTGCTCGGTCTCGTCCGCGAGGCGGCGGAGGGCGGCGTGACGGTCGTGCAGCTGCGGGAGAAGGACGCCCCAGCGTGTGTGTTCCTGGAGACGGTGCTGCGCATCGCCGACGCCCTCCCGTCGGAGGTCGCACTGCTGGTGAACGACCGGGTGGACGTGTTCCTCGCCGCGCGCGCCGCCGGGGCCCGGGTCGCGGGCGTTCACGTCGGCCAGTCCGATCTGCCGGTCGAGGCGGTGCGCGAGCTGGTCGGCCCGCATGCGGTCCTCGGGCTGAGCGCGTCGACGCCGGAGCAGCTCCGTCTCGCCGCAGCGAGCCCCGCCCGGGTCGATTACGTCGGCATCGGGGCCGTGCACGCCACGACGACGAAGGAGGATGCGCCCGAGCCGCTCGGCCTCGACCGGTTCGCCCGGCGGGTGGCGGCGAGCGCGCTGCCCGCGGTCGGGATCGGGGGCGTCACGAGGGCCGATCTGCCGGCGATGCGCGCGGCCGGCGCGGCCGGTGCCGCGGTCGTCTCCGCGATCTGCTCCGCCCCCGATCCACGGGGCGCCGCGCGCGGCCTGCGCGAGGCCTGGGAGACGGCATCGTGA
- a CDS encoding SDR family NAD(P)-dependent oxidoreductase, giving the protein MQYFVEREVVASKIWFITGASSGLGRIWAEAALERGDSVVATARDVGALSGLTERFGARVLVRSLDVTDREAVFAVVREAHGRFGRLDVVVGNAGYSYTGAVEELDIDEAKANFDTNVFGTLSLIQAVLPILRAQGGGHILTVSSIGGIASFPTGGAYVASKFAVEAMSEALAVEVAAQRIKVTIVEPGSYSTGFRSATRSAPAMEVYNPIREAIRGSFDPARTGDAAATAPAILSVVDAENPPLRLLLGDWLLDQMTDVYAARITTWKDWAEVSNAAQR; this is encoded by the coding sequence GTGCAATATTTCGTCGAGAGGGAAGTCGTGGCATCGAAGATCTGGTTCATCACCGGCGCGTCCAGCGGTCTGGGGCGCATCTGGGCAGAGGCCGCACTCGAACGGGGTGACTCGGTGGTCGCGACCGCCCGCGACGTCGGCGCCCTGTCCGGGTTGACCGAGAGGTTCGGGGCGCGTGTCCTCGTGCGATCTCTGGACGTGACGGATCGCGAGGCCGTGTTCGCGGTCGTCAGGGAAGCGCACGGGCGCTTCGGGCGACTCGACGTCGTCGTCGGCAACGCCGGCTACAGCTACACCGGCGCGGTCGAAGAGCTGGACATCGATGAGGCGAAGGCGAACTTCGACACCAACGTGTTCGGCACGCTGTCGCTGATCCAGGCCGTGCTGCCGATCCTGCGTGCGCAGGGTGGCGGCCACATCCTCACCGTCTCGAGCATCGGCGGCATCGCCAGCTTCCCCACCGGGGGTGCGTACGTGGCATCCAAGTTCGCGGTCGAGGCCATGAGCGAGGCCCTCGCCGTCGAGGTCGCCGCGCAGCGCATCAAGGTCACCATCGTCGAGCCCGGCAGCTACAGCACCGGATTCCGCTCCGCGACCCGATCGGCTCCCGCCATGGAGGTCTACAACCCGATTCGCGAGGCGATCCGCGGGTCCTTCGACCCGGCCAGGACCGGCGATGCGGCGGCGACGGCGCCGGCGATCCTCTCCGTCGTCGACGCCGAGAACCCGCCCCTGCGACTCCTGCTCGGCGACTGGCTCCTCGACCAGATGACCGACGTCTACGCCGCGCGCATCACGACCTGGAAGGACTGGGCCGAGGTCTCGAACGCCGCGCAGCGATGA